In Mastacembelus armatus chromosome 22, fMasArm1.2, whole genome shotgun sequence, a genomic segment contains:
- the nipal3 gene encoding NIPA-like protein 3 gives MDISRADGGSYTDNLIGTLLAIFGNVLVSISLSIQKYSHVMLAGAKDPRAFYRTKTWWCGFVLTCLGEGANFVSYAFAPLALVAPLNGVSVVTSTILGFIFLREKSKPKDFAKRYALSFLGCVITVAGTYLFVAFGPNSHEKLEAENIVKHVIGWPVLLYLLLEIITFCLLLYFYKQRDAKYLVIILLLVALLGSVTVITVKAVSGMLVLTAEGTMQLDNPIFSVMFVCMVASVVFQARFLSQACRLYDSSLIACVSYILSTIFAVVAGAVFYLEFNNEDVLHICMFLLGSTFCFLGVFLITRNRKTTKAFEPYVTMDMTNGVPTIHDKGTAVQPDCNGSFSYGALVNNDGVAPVTLPVNLEQPPVCSRSANASQGPHDLKKD, from the exons ATGGATATCAGCAGAGCAGACGGAGGGTCCTACACG GACAATCTCATTGGGACTTTACTTGCCATTTTTGGAAATGTGCTCGTCAGCATCTCTTTAAGTATTCAG aAATACAGCCATGTGATGTTAGCGGGTGCAAAGGACCCGCGTGCCTTCTACCGCACTAAAACCTGGTGGTGTGGTTTTGTACTGACCTGTCTTGGGGAGGGAGCAAACTTTGTCTCTTATGCGTTTGCCCCTCTTGCTCTGGTAGCACCTCTTAATGGCGTGTCTGTCGTGA caagcacaattttaggttttatttttctgcgtGAGAAATCTAAGCCAAAAGACTTTGCAA AGCGCTATGCGCTGTCCTTCCTTGGCTGTGTCATAACTGTAGCGGGAACGTACCTCTTTGTAGCATTTGGACCAAACTCTCATGAAAAACTTGAAGCAGAGAACATTGTGAAACACGTAATCGGATGGCCTGTTCTCTTGTATCtg CTCCTGGAGATCATCACATTCTGCCTGCTTTTATATTTCTACAAACAGCGGGATGCTAAGTACCTGGTTATTATTCTGCTGCTGGTCGCTCTACTGG GCTCTGTCACAGTCATTACAGTGAAGGCCGTGTCAGGCATGCTGGTTCTCACTGCTGAGGGAACCATGCAGCTGGACAACCCAATCTTCAGTGTCATGTTTGTCTGCATGGTGGCTTCAGTGGTCTTCCAAGCCCG ATTCCTCTCCCAAGCTTGTAGGCTGTATGACTCCTCTCTGattgcctgtgtcagctatatCCTCTCTACCATCTTTGCTGTGGTAGCAG GAGCTGTGTTTTACTTGGAGTTTAACAATGAAGATGTCCTTCacatatgcatgtttttgttggG GTCTACCTTCTGTTTCCTTGGGGTATTTCTCATCACTAGAAATAGGAAAACGACCAAAGCCTTTGAGCCATATGTCACCATGGATATGACTAATG GTGTCCCAACAATTCATGACAAAGGTACAGCTGTTCAGCCAGACTGCAATGGCTCATTCTCCTATGGGGCTCTGGTCAACAACGACGGTGTGGCTCCTGTGACTCTACCAGTCAACCTGGAACAGCCACCAGTCTGCTCCAGATCCGCTAATGCATCTCAAGGTCCACATGACCTGAAGAAAGATTAG